The region ACCAACCACCTCAGCGCGGCCATGTTCGAGAAGGCCACGGGCATCAAGATGACCCACGTGCCTTATCGTGGCGGCGCGCCCGCGGTGCTGGATACCGTGGCCAACCGCACCCAGCTGTTGTTCAGCGCCGGCACGCAGACCTTGCCGCACGTGAATTCGGGCAAGCTGCGCCTGCTGGCCGTCACCGAGGACAAGCGTTCGCCCTTGCTGCCGAACGTGCCGACCGTTGGCGAGACCGTGCCCGGCTACGAAATGGCCGTCTGGTACGGCGCCTTCGGCCCGGCCGGCATGGACCCGGCCCTGGTGGAAAAGCTGAACAAGGAAATCAACCGCATCCTGGCGCTGCCGGAAGTGCAGAAGCAGATGGGCGACATGGGCGTCCAGGTGATGCAGAGCACGCCCAAGCAGTTCGGCGAAACGCTCGTTCACGATGCCGACAAGTACGGCAAGCTGGTGCGTGAACTGGGTATCCGCGCCGACGACTGATAGCCGCGGCGGGCGGCACGGTGCGCCGTGCCTGCCCGTGCCGACTGTCTTTGCGCCCGCTGCCCTTGACGGCAGTCCGGGCGCTTTTTAACAAGCAGGAATAGGGCCTTCATGACTCAAACGCTGGAACTGGAACAATCGGCCGCGGCGCTGCTGGCCGTGGATGAACTGGCGGCTGCCTGTGCGGGCCAGGATCCGGCGGCGCTGTTCGGCGCCGTCGACCGCTACCTGCGGCCCTTGCTGGGGCACACGCTGTGCACCGTCAACCGCTTCGATGCCGAGCGCATCGCGGTGGTGCGCCTGTACAGCTCGGACCCCAAGTCCTATCCGCCGGGCGGGTCCAAGGACAAGGCAGGCATGCCCTGGGGCCGGCACGTGTTGCTGGAGCGCAAGGTGTACGTGGGTGAGGGCGAGGCCGCGATACGCGAGTCCTTTGACGATCACGTCGCCATCGCATCGCTGGGGCTGAAGTCGGTGATCAATGTGCCGGTGGTGACGGGCGATGTCTGCCTGGGCACCTTGAACCTGCTGATGCCGGCCGAAACCGTGACCCCGGCCATGGTGGCCAGCGCGCGCCTCGGCGCGCTGCTGGCCGTGCCCGGCTTCCTCGGCCTGAAGCAGGGCTAGGCGGAACCACCCGCGCTACTGCGTGGGGGGTTTCCACGGGGTGTCGTCATCCTGTGTGGCTAACACGGAAATCGCCCGCGCTACTGCGCGGGTGGTTTCCAGTTAGCCATCATTTCCTTCATTTCTTTGTCCATCTGCTCCGGCGTCATGTCGCGTTTGTGCGTGGCCATGGACCAGCTGTGCCCGTACGGGTCCTTCAGCACGCCATAGCGGTCGCCCCAGAACATATCCGTGGGCGGCATGACCGTCGTGCCGCCGGCCTCGATCGCGCGGGCAAAGCCCGCATCCACATCTTCCACGTACAAATGCAGGGTCACCGGCGTGCCCTTGAGCGTGGTCGGACTGGCCGACCCGCAATTGGGCATCTCGTCGGCCAGCATGACGTTGGAATCGCCGATCCGCACCATGGCGTGCATGACGCCACCGTTGGGCCCGGGCAGGCGCGCCAACTCCGTGGCGCCGAAAGCTTTCTTATAAAAATCGATGGCGCCCGCCGCATCGCTGCAGATGATGTGCGGGGTGACGGTGTGCATGTCCGGCGGTATGGGTTTGACCGAAGTGCTCATGGCGTGTCTCCTGGGATGGCGGCCGCCCGGTGGGCGGTCTCATTGCCACGACGAACGAAGTTGCGGCGGATCGACATCCTCGAATTTAATGCGGCAACACCCACGCGGAAGCATCCGCGGAAACCATAAACAATTAGATACTTCCGTGACGGATTCCGTAATTCCACCGCGACCGGGAATGTTCGGAAAATGAAATAATTTGCGCCGGGAGCGCGAATTGCAGATGGCAACCCAATGGGGATCCCGAAGAAAGAAGTTGATCGTCTCAGAAATTTATTGTTTCGATACATATCCTGGGATATAAATCTCTCCACAATCATGGCGCAAAGGATTACGCCATTGGTATGAATGCCGGGCGCAGATCCGGCCCATCGGGACGAGACGTATTTGTTGGGGGTAGCAGATGGCCGTAGAAGAGCAGTCCGGGCGAGCGCGCACGGAGGACGGCGAGCTGTTCACGTTTGCCGCGGAGCCGGCTGAGGACAAGCAGGCGGGCGCGCGGGAACAGCAAGCCGAGACGCCGCGCGAGGCTGGTTTCACCATACTTTCCGTTGACGATGACAGCGAGTTTCAACGCTCGCTACGCTTGGCGCTTGCCAATTTCACCTTCCTGGGCGCGCCGATTCGCATTCTTTCAGTCAATTCCGGCGCCGCCGCCGCGCGTCTGCTGGCCGAAGGCAAGGAGGAAATCGCGCTGATCATCCTGGACGTCGTCATGGAAACCGACGACGCCGGGCTGCGCCTGGTGCGCAGCGTGCGCGAAGTGCTCGGCAATGCCGAGGTGCGGGTCGTGCTGGTAACGGGCCAGCCCGGCATCGCCCCCATGAAACAGTCCCTGTCGCAGCTGGACATCAGCGACTATTGGCTGAAGACCGACCTGACCGTGGAGCGCCTGCACGGCATCCTGATGAGTAACTTGCGGACCTGGGAGCAGATTCGCGCCCTGGGCCGGGCCCGCAAAGGGCTGCAGGTGATCGTGGAGGCGGGAAACTTCCTGACCCGCTCGCGCAGTCTGTCGGACTTCTCGCAACGGGTGATGCTGGAACTGGCCCGCCTGCTGGGCGTGTCGCCGGAGGGGCTGGTGTGTGTCGCCGAAGATGGCAGTGCCCAGCATCATCCCCTGCAGGCGCGCATCGTGGGCGCCGCGGGTCAGTTGGCCAACTCCATCGACCTGGAGCTGGCCGAATTGCCGCTGGGCGAGATTCGCGAGACCCTGGTGCAAGCGC is a window of Bordetella sp. N DNA encoding:
- a CDS encoding tripartite tricarboxylate transporter substrate binding protein produces the protein MTSFKRILGGALAALALAPALASAAYPEKPITLVVPWAAGGSTDILARLLSQHMTTSLGQSVIVENRSGASGNIGSAYVARAKPDGYTLLVGSMSTHTMNQALYATMPFDGVKDFTPLAELALVTNTMVINPELPVKTVAEFIDYAKTHPLAYASAGAGSTNHLSAAMFEKATGIKMTHVPYRGGAPAVLDTVANRTQLLFSAGTQTLPHVNSGKLRLLAVTEDKRSPLLPNVPTVGETVPGYEMAVWYGAFGPAGMDPALVEKLNKEINRILALPEVQKQMGDMGVQVMQSTPKQFGETLVHDADKYGKLVRELGIRADD
- a CDS encoding VOC family protein → MSTSVKPIPPDMHTVTPHIICSDAAGAIDFYKKAFGATELARLPGPNGGVMHAMVRIGDSNVMLADEMPNCGSASPTTLKGTPVTLHLYVEDVDAGFARAIEAGGTTVMPPTDMFWGDRYGVLKDPYGHSWSMATHKRDMTPEQMDKEMKEMMANWKPPAQ